In Synechococcales cyanobacterium T60_A2020_003, the genomic stretch TCGTAATGCCTCCAGCGGCGATCGCCCCCAAGATCCAAACCGACAGCGGCAGCGCAATGATCGGTTGACCCAGCACCACCAGGGGAATCACCGTTGCCGCATTTTGTACCGCAAATAGGGCGAGTCCCGCCACAATTAGCAGAATAAGGATAGCCCTGACCATGAACATTGCTCCCTTGGCTCAAACTCCCTGGGGACGGTATGAACATCCATTGTCCCGCTTGACGCCATGCTAGCGTACCTGATTCACAGTGCAGCATCCTCTGAAGTAGGGTTGAGATGCCCGTCCCATCGCCGTAGCGGCACACAGTCAATATCGAGCTGATCCAACACGCGCGCCACTACAAAATCGACCAGATCCTCAATGGTTTGCGGGTGATGATACCAGGCGGGAATCGCTGGCACAATCCGCGCCCCTGCTTCTGCCAGAGCCGTTAAATTCCGCAAGTGGATCAAACTAAAGGGGGTTTCGCGGGGAACTACAATGAGCGATCGCCCCTCTTTGAGCTGCACATCAGCGGCGCGTTCCAGCAAGTCAGAACTTAAGCCCGATGCTAGTTTTGCCACGGTACTCATGGTGCACGGCATCACAATCATCCCCAGTGTCCGAAACGAACCGCTGGCGATCGTGGCTCCTACATCGCCCCACGGATGACACCGCAACTTGCCCTGGGTTGTAACTCCCGCCTGCTGTCGCCAAAACTGCTCTTGCTGGATGGGATCAACGGGCATCCGCATCCCGTTCTCCGCCTGCCACACCATGTGGGTGGACTTAGAGGCGACAACGTCTATGGTGTAATCGGCTTCCAGCAGAAACTTCAGCGCTCGCACCGCATAGATCAACCCAGATGCTCCAGTAATGCCTAAGATGAGAGGACGATTGGACACTAAACCACTCGATAATTGGACTCCATGGTTCAGTGTAAAGGGTTCATCCGCAGACCGCATCCTCAGGCGTTAATCAGTAAGTGCAGGATGGCGCGATCGCGCGATCGCCAGAGTTCTACTCCTCCTCATCGTCTTCCATATCCGGGCGATCGAAGATTTCTTCTGGCTCTAGATCGTCATCATCGGTGGCCTCGCTACCCCCGCCCACGGCAACCAGATCAATTTGCTGGCGGTAGTAATCGACGCTCTTAACATGAACTTCGACGCGATCGCCCAGGCGGAACTGCTTCCGATTCTTGCGACCCACCAGCTTTTGCTGCCGCGCCCGATACTCATACCAGTCGTCTTTGAGAGAACTCACGTGAACGAGACCTTCCACCAGCAGTTCTTCGATTTCTACGAAGAACCCGTAGGACTGGACACCCGTGATTAAACCATGGAAGACTTCGCCCGTATGCTGCTGCATAAACCCAGCCTTCTTCAG encodes the following:
- a CDS encoding UbiX family flavin prenyltransferase; its protein translation is MRSADEPFTLNHGVQLSSGLVSNRPLILGITGASGLIYAVRALKFLLEADYTIDVVASKSTHMVWQAENGMRMPVDPIQQEQFWRQQAGVTTQGKLRCHPWGDVGATIASGSFRTLGMIVMPCTMSTVAKLASGLSSDLLERAADVQLKEGRSLIVVPRETPFSLIHLRNLTALAEAGARIVPAIPAWYHHPQTIEDLVDFVVARVLDQLDIDCVPLRRWDGHLNPTSEDAAL
- a CDS encoding LapA family protein, yielding MVRAILILLIVAGLALFAVQNAATVIPLVVLGQPIIALPLSVWILGAIAAGGIT